In the Arachis ipaensis cultivar K30076 chromosome B10, Araip1.1, whole genome shotgun sequence genome, one interval contains:
- the LOC107622793 gene encoding caffeic acid 3-O-methyltransferase → MGSSGETQITPTVVSDEEANLFGMQLASASVLPMVLKAAIELDLLEIIAKAGPGVHLSPADIAAKLPTTNPDAPVMLDRMLRLLACYNIFTHSLRTLPDGKVERLYGLAPVAKFLVKNEDGVSLSALNLMNQDKVLMESWYYLKDTVLEGGIPFNKAYGMTAFEYHGTDPRFNKVFNKGMNDHTTITMKKILEIYTGFEGLKSLVDVGGGVGAVMNMIVTKYPHIKGINFDLPHVIEDAPSYPGVEHVGGDMFVSVPKADAVFMKWICHDWSDDHCIKFLKNCYDALPYNGKVIVAECILPVAPDSSLATKGVVHIDVIMLAHNPGGKERTEKEFEALAKAAGFQGFRVLCCAFNTYIMEFLKKP, encoded by the exons atgggTTCAAGCGGTGAGACACAGATAACGCCAACTGTGGTGTCCGATGAGGAGGCGAACCTCTTTGGGATGCAGCTAGCAAGTGCCTCTGTTCTCCCAATGGTTCTGAAGGCAGCAATTGAGCTTGATCTGTTGGAGATCATTGCCAAAGCTGGCCCCGGAGTTCACCTTTCTCCGGCTGACATTGCGGCGAAGCTTCCAACCACCAACCCCGATGCTCCGGTGATGCTGGACCGCATGTTGAGGCTCTTGGCTTGCTACAACATCTTCACCCACTCCCTCCGTACCCTTCCTGATGGCAAGGTTGAGAGGCTCTATGGTCTTGCACCTGTTGCTAAGTTCTTGGTCAAGAATGAAGATGGCGTCTCTCTTTCTGCTCTTAACCTCATGAATCAGGACAAAGTTCTCATGGAAAGCTG GTACTACTTGAAAGATACAGTGCTTGAAGGAGGGATTCCATTTAACAAGGCTTATGGAATGACAGCATTTGAATACCATGGCACAGATCCAAGGTTCAACAAGGTTTTCAACAAAGGGATGAACGATCATACTACAATAACAATGAAGAAAATCCTTGAGATCTACACAGGCTTTGAAGGTCTTAAATCTCTAGTTGATGTTGGAGGTGGTGTTGGAGCCGTAATGAACATGATTGTCACCAAGTATCCCCATATAAAGGGCATTAATTTTGATTTGCCCCATGTTATTGAAGATGCACCATCTTATCCGG GAGTGGAGCATGTTGGTGGCGACATGTTTGTCAGTGTTCCAAAAGCAGATGCTGTTTTTATGAAG TGGATTTGCCATGACTGGAGTGATGATCACTGCATAAAGTTTTTGAAGAACTGCTATGATGCACTCCCCTACAACGGGAAGGTGATTGTGGCCGAATGCATTCTTCCGGTGGCGCCGGATTCTAGCTTGGCCACGAAGGGCGTGGTCCACATCGACGTGATCATGTTGGCTCACAACCCAGGTGGGAAAGAGAGAACAGAGAAAGAGTTTGAGGCCCTTGCCAAGGCTGCTGGATTCCAAGGTTTCCGAGTCCTCTGCTGCGCTTTCAACACCTATATCATGGAATTCCTCAAGAAGCCTTAA
- the LOC107624075 gene encoding protein DOWNY MILDEW RESISTANCE 6, with translation MDAKVLSSGIRYSNLPQSYVRPESERPRLSEVSECEDVPIIDLGSSDRSQIVQQVGDACKFYGFFQVINHGVALEAVKRMEEVAYEFFKLPVEEKMKLYSDDPSKTMRLSTSFNVKKETVHNWRDYLRLHCYPLDKYVQEWPSNPSSFKETVSNYCKEVRALGMRIQGLISESLGLQKEYINNVLGEQGQHMAVNYYPPCPQPELTYGLPGHTDPNALTILLQDLHVSGLQVFKDGKWLAVKPHPNAFVINIGDQLQALSNGIYKSVWHRAIVNTEKPRLSVASFLCPCDSALISPAKPLTEDENGAVYRGFTYAEYYKTFWSRDLVKEHCLELFKNK, from the exons ATGGACGCCAAAGTGCTCTCTTCCGGAATCCGTTACTCAAACTTGCCCCAAAGCTATGTCAGACCAGAATCCGAGCGTCCTCGTCTCTCCGAAGTGTCTGAGTGTGAAGATGTTCCTATCATCGACCTTGGTTCCTCCGACAGATCCCAGATTGTTCAACAAGTCGGTGATGCCTGCAAGTTCTATGGCTTCTTCCAG GTTATAAATCACGGGGTGGCACTAGAGGCAGTGAAGAGAATGGAAGAAGTGGCATATGAGTTCTTCAAGTTGCCGGTGGAGGAGAAGATGAAACTATACTCAGATGACCCATCAAAGACAATGAGACTCTCCACAAGTTTCAATGTAAAGAAAGAGACTGTGCATAATTGGAGAGACTATCTTAGGCTCCATTGCTATCCCTTGGATAAGTATGTCCAAGAATGGCCTTCTAATCCTTCATCTTTCAA GGAAACAGTGTCAAATTACTGCAAAGAAGTAAGAGCATTGGGCATGAGAATACAAGGATTGATATCGGAGAGCTTAGGGTTACAAAAGGAATACATAAACAATGTGTTGGGAGAACAAGGACAGCACATGGCAGTGAACTACTACCCACCATGCCCACAGCCAGAACTCACCTACGGATTGCCAGGACACACTGACCCTAATGCCCTCACAATTCTGCTCCAAGACCTCCACGTTTCCGGCCTTCAAGTCTTCAAAGATGGCAAGTGGCTCGCCGTTAAGCCCCATCCCAATGCCTTTGTCATTAACATTGGTGATCAACTGCAG GCTTTGAGTAACGGGATCTACAAGAGTGTGTGGCATCGGGCTATAGTCAACACTGAGAAGCCAAGACTTTCTGTGGCTTCGTTTCTTTGTCCGTGTGACTCTGCTTTGATAAGCCCTGCTAAACCACTCACGGAAGATGAAAATGGAGCCGTTTACAGGGGATTCACCTATGCAGAGTACTATAAGACTTTTTGGAGTAGGGACTTGGTTAAAGAACATTGTTTAGAACTTTTCAAGAACAAATAA